The Curtobacterium sp. MCSS17_015 genomic sequence GAGTCGGCCGGCGATGCTCATCGCGAAGGTGAGGCAGAGCGTCAGGCCGTACGCGTGGAACATCGGCAGGACGGCGTGCACGACGCTGCCGTCGCCGGCGCTGATCTGCGGGATCCACGCCCGCGCCTGTGCGGCGTTCGCGAGCAGGTTGCGGTGGGTCAGGACGGCGCCCTTCGGGGTGCCCGTGGTGCCCGAGGTGTACTGGATGAGGGCGACGTCGTCGGTCTCGGGGCGCGGGTGCCGCTTCGACAGCTTCCGGGCGGACACGAGGTCGTCCCAGCGGGTCGTGCCGCTCACCGTGGTGGTGAGCTTCGCCCGGGACTCGCGGGCCTTCGCGACCGGCAGCGAGAGTGCGAGCCGGGTGCTCCGCGGCATCGCCCGGGTCAGGTCGACCGAGACGATCGCGTCGAGGGCGACGTCCTTCGGGAAGTCCTGCAGCGTCGCCACCGATTTGTCCCACGCGATCGCCACCCGGGCGCCGTGGTCCTCGAACTGGTGCCGGAGTTCGCGCGGCGTGTAGAGCGGGTTGTGCTCGACGACGATCGCCCCGAGCCGCAGGACCGCGTAGAACGCGACCACGTGCTGCGGGCAGTTCGGCAACACCAGGGCCACGCGGTCGCCCTTCGTGACGCCGAGCTTCCGCAGGCCGTTCGCCGCACGGGCGATCTGCTCGTCGAGTTCGGCGTACGTCGTCGTCCGCTTGAAGAACTCCAGCGCCACCGCCTTCGGGAAGCGTTCTGCCGACTGCTCGACCAGGTCCGGCAGGGACCCCGTCATCGGCTCGATGTCGTTCGGGACCCCTGAGGCGTACGAGGCAAGCCAGGGACGAGGCGTGTCGATGCTCACGCCGTCCAACCTAGCGGGCGGATCCGAGCCGTTGTCAGGCGCCTTCCGTGGCCGAGGTCAGGGCTCGCTGTCAGGGGCCCGACGGACCATGGAGCATGTCGTTCGTCACCGATGCGTTCCGCACCCGTCTGCAGGCCACGTTCACGGGCAGCACCTCCGGCACCAGCCCCGAGTGGGTCGACGACCTCGAGCAGGGGACCGACGCCGGGTTCTTCGGCCCCGGGTCGGCCACGTGGTCGGTGCACGGCGGCAACCAGACCATCGTCGCCGGCGTGCGCGCGCTGCTCGTCCAGGCGCTGCACCCGGGTGCCCTGGCGGGTGTGGCCGACCACTCCCGCTACCGAGAGGACCCGTTCGGGCGGCTCGCCGGC encodes the following:
- a CDS encoding long-chain-fatty-acid--CoA ligase; protein product: MSIDTPRPWLASYASGVPNDIEPMTGSLPDLVEQSAERFPKAVALEFFKRTTTYAELDEQIARAANGLRKLGVTKGDRVALVLPNCPQHVVAFYAVLRLGAIVVEHNPLYTPRELRHQFEDHGARVAIAWDKSVATLQDFPKDVALDAIVSVDLTRAMPRSTRLALSLPVAKARESRAKLTTTVSGTTRWDDLVSARKLSKRHPRPETDDVALIQYTSGTTGTPKGAVLTHRNLLANAAQARAWIPQISAGDGSVVHAVLPMFHAYGLTLCLTFAMSIAGRLVLFPAFDPALVLAAIKKRPPTFLPAVPPIYARLQHAADSAGVSLQGIDIGISGAMPLSKDVIEPWEARTGGFLVEGYGLSECSPVLMANPVSDARRLGAIGLPLPSTECRVVDPDDPTKVLGTDESGELQVRGPQVFSGYWGKADATDEVFTPDGWFRTGDIVAIDADGFVRIVDRLKELIITGGFNVSPSEVEDTLLKHPSVKEVAVVGITQAGNEQVVAAVVPSDPASFDADALRSWCRDQLAAYKVPRRVVVVEDLPRSMIGKVLRRKVRDAILGGD